TCTGCAAGTGGCGGCGCTCAGTTCGGCGGCTAGCGCCGAACGGCTCAAGTCACAATTGCAGCAGCAACTGGCGCGACCGGTGCGCGTCGCTCGCGATGATCGCCTGTACCGGGTCCAGGTTGGCCCGGTCGTTAATCAATCGGCGCTCAAGCGCCTGCGCAGCGAACTGCGTAAGGCCGGTTATGCGCAAGCCTTTTCGGTGAGTGCCGGGCGTTGAAGCCGCTTTACCATCACCATCCATCGAATCAAGCCACGAGAAACATTGTCATGAGATTGCCCGCTTTACCGTCACCGTCCTGGCATTGGCTGACTGCCGCCGTCACTGCATTGTTCATCGCGGCCCAACCCGCCCAGGCTCAGGACGCGGCGCCTCAGCCTGATCCGGCTCCCCAGCCCGATTCGGCGCTGCAGCAGACGCTGCCGGAGCCGATGATCCCCTCGCCGCCGACCCTCAATGCCTCGTCATGGATTCTGATCGATGCCAACAGCGGCGAGGTGCTGGCCGAGCAGAATGCCGACAAGCGGCTGCCGCCAGCCAGTCTGACCAAGATGATGACGGCCTACATCGTCGAGAAGGAGATCGACGACGGCAATATCAACGATCAGGATCTGGTCACGATCAGCAAGAAGGCCTGGCAGACCGGCGGCTCACGAATGTTCATCCGCGAAGGGACTCAGGTCAGCGTAGAAAACTTGCTGCGCGGCGTGGTCATTCAGTCGGGCAATGATGCCAGTGTCGCGCTGGCCGAGTACGTCGCCGGCTCCGAGTCGGCCTTCGCCGAGCTGATGAACCAGCAGGCGCAACGCCTCGGGCTCCAGAACAGCCAGTTCGCCAATGCCACCGGCCTGCCAAGTCCCGGGCACTATTCGTCGGCACGGGACCTGGCGACCCTCGCCAAGCACATCATTCAGGACTATCCGGAGCATTACCAGATCTACTCGGAGAAGTACTTCACCTACAACGGTATTCGTCAACCCAATCGCAACCGCCTGCTGTGGCGCGACGCGTCGGTCGATGGCCTCAAGACCGGGCATACCGAAGAGGCGGGATATAGCTTGGCGGCCTCGGCCAAGCAGGGCGAGATGCGACTGATCTCGGTGGTCATGAACACCGCTTCCGAGGAGGCGCGGGCGCAGGAAAGCCAGAAGCTTCTGAACTACGGCTTTCGCTTCTTCGACACTTTCCGTCTCTATCAGCGTGGCGCGGTCATCAATCAGTCGCGGATCTGGGGAGGCGCCCAGGATCAACTGAAGGTCGGCGTCTCCGAGGATATCTACCTGACCGTGCCCAAGGGGCGGCGCGACGAAATGACCGCGCAACTCAACCTGCCCGAGACCCTCGAGGCGCCGGTACAGGCCGGTCAGCAGCTCGGCACCCTGAACGTCAAGCTGGGTGACAAGGTGCTCATGGAACAGCCGCTGGTAGCGCTGCAGACGGTCGAGCAGGGCGGTTTCTTCAAGCGCATCTGGGACACCATCCTGCAGTTCTTCACCGGCCTGTTCGACTGATCCTCAGCGGGTGGCGCACGGCCCTCGGCCCGCGCCACCCTTGGTCGCCGCGAATAGGTTGAGTAGAATACTCGGAAATGTCTTCGCCGAGCCGACCCCATGACCGACAACTCCCTCCGCGACCTGCGTGTCCCGAACGCGCAAGCCACGCCGCCCGCCCCCAAGGTCGAGTTTCCCTGTGACTACCCGATCAAGGTCGTCGGCGACGCCGCGCCCGATTTTGAAGCCGCCGTCATCGACGTGATCGAGGAGCATGCTCCGGGTATCGACCGGCGTACCGTCAACGCCGTCGACAGCCGCAATGGCAAGTTCCGTTCAATACGGGTGACCATCACCGCCACCGGGCAGGAGCAACTGCAGGCGCTGTTCGTCTCGCTCAAGGAAACCGGCCGCGTGCACATGGTGCTTTGACTCGATGACCAGAGTCCTGGCGTGGTGGTGACGACGTGGTGATGACGAGGAGTCGTGATGGACGCAGCGTCGGCGGCAGCGCCGATCAGAGTGTTTCAGCTCGGACGCCAGGCTTATCTTCCGGTCTGGCAGGCGATGCGCGAGCTGACCGATAGCCGCGATGCCGCTACCCCGGATCAATTCTGGGTGGTGGAACATGAGCCGGTCTTTACCCAGGGCCAGGCAGGCAAGCCGGAACATCTACTGATGCCTGGCGATATTCCGGTGGTGCAGACCGACCGGGGTGGCCAGGTCACCTATCACGGCCCCGGACAGCTGGTGCTGTACCCGCTGCTCGATGTGCGGCGCGGCAGGATCGGCGTGCGCGATCTGGTGAGCGCCCTGGAGCAGGCGGTGATCGGGGTGCTGGCCGACGCGGGCATCGAGGCCCATGCGCGCCCCGATGCCCCGGGCGTCTACGTCAATGAGGCCAAGATCGCGTCGCTGGGCCTGCGCATTCGGCGTGGCGCGAGCTTTCACGGCGTGGCGTTGAACGTGACGGGCGATCTATCGCCGTTCCAGCGCATCAATCCCTGTGGCTATGCCGGGATGCAGATGGTGCGTCTTGCCGATCTGGTGGAAGAACCTTGCTTGCCAGCGGTGGCGCAGCGCCTGATCGCGCATCTCGCGGGGCGGCTGGGCCGGAACACCGCGGCGGCCATGCCCGGCGAACTGCCGGAACATTGCCTGGCGCAGGGGCTTTCGTACAGGGTTTCGGCCTGAGCGGGTCAGGCCGCTGGCCTAGCCGACGTTGATGGCGGGAATGATATCGGGGTCGGGCTCCTGCCCCGGCACCGCGGCGGGCGCGGCAAGCCCCAGGTTGTTCTTCTCGAATACCCGATCGGCCCGATAACTGGAGCGAACCAGCGGACCGGCGGCGACTTCCATGAAACCCTTGTCGAGCCCCAGTTGCCGATAGCGTTCGAACTCGTTCGGGGTGACCCAGCGCTCCACCGCCAGGTGGTTCCTGGTGGGACGCAGATACTGCCCGAGCGTGACGATATCCACGCCAATCGCCCTGAGATCGTCGAAGGTGGCGAGGATCTCGTCGTCGGTTTCGCCCAGCCCCAGCATCAGGCTGGTCTTGGTCAGGATATCGGGGCGATGGCGCTTGGCGTGGGCCAGCACGTCCAGGGTCTTGCGATAGCCGGCGCGGGGATCGCGAACCCGCGAGGTCAGGCGTTCCACGGTCTCGACGTTCTGGGCGAAAACCTCCAGCCCCGAATCCACCACGGCCTCCACGGCCGGTTCCCGAGCGTCGAAATCCGGCGTCAGCGCCTCGACCACGACCTCGGGGGTGCGGGTCTTGATGGCGCGAATGCAGGCTGCATAGTGGGCGGCGCCGCCATCGTCGAGATCGTCGCGGTCGACCGAGGTCAGGACGATGTAGCGCAGCCCCATCAGCTCCACCGACTTGGCGGTGTTCTCGGGCTCTTCGTGATCCAGCCAACCTCGGGGGTTGCCGGTATCCACGGCGCAGAAACGGCAGGCGCGGGTGCATACCGAGCCCATCAGCATGATGGTGGCGGTGCCGTTGCTCCAGCATTCGCCCATGTTGGGGCAGTGCGACTCGGCGCAGACGGTGCTCAAGCGATGTTCCTTGACGTTGCGCTTGACCGCATCGAAGCGTTCGCCGCCCGGCATCTGGATCCGCAACCAGGGCGGCTTGCGTCCGGTGACGGCGCTCTCTTCAGCCTGCTGACGCTCCTCGGTTTGCTTGCGCTGCTTGATGCCGTCCTTGATCACGGACATGCCGCGTTCGTTGCGGTACTTCTTGCCGCTGGAAACGGACTGCGAAGACGTATCACTCATATCGGACCTGACTCTCCAATCGACCTGCTGACCGGCCTGTTCGGCGACGCGGGCCGCACGTTAAATGCCCTGCTCGGCGCGTCTCTATGAGAGGCAATTTACCACACTCGACCCGGTGTCATCACATCAGCTGCCGTGGTTGGCGGGGATCGGCAGGCAGACCACCGAGTGGCCGGGCATCGGCTCGAGCGGCGC
The genomic region above belongs to Halomonas zincidurans B6 and contains:
- a CDS encoding D-alanyl-D-alanine carboxypeptidase family protein — protein: MRLPALPSPSWHWLTAAVTALFIAAQPAQAQDAAPQPDPAPQPDSALQQTLPEPMIPSPPTLNASSWILIDANSGEVLAEQNADKRLPPASLTKMMTAYIVEKEIDDGNINDQDLVTISKKAWQTGGSRMFIREGTQVSVENLLRGVVIQSGNDASVALAEYVAGSESAFAELMNQQAQRLGLQNSQFANATGLPSPGHYSSARDLATLAKHIIQDYPEHYQIYSEKYFTYNGIRQPNRNRLLWRDASVDGLKTGHTEEAGYSLAASAKQGEMRLISVVMNTASEEARAQESQKLLNYGFRFFDTFRLYQRGAVINQSRIWGGAQDQLKVGVSEDIYLTVPKGRRDEMTAQLNLPETLEAPVQAGQQLGTLNVKLGDKVLMEQPLVALQTVEQGGFFKRIWDTILQFFTGLFD
- a CDS encoding HP0495 family protein, with product MTDNSLRDLRVPNAQATPPAPKVEFPCDYPIKVVGDAAPDFEAAVIDVIEEHAPGIDRRTVNAVDSRNGKFRSIRVTITATGQEQLQALFVSLKETGRVHMVL
- the lipB gene encoding lipoyl(octanoyl) transferase LipB, whose amino-acid sequence is MDAASAAAPIRVFQLGRQAYLPVWQAMRELTDSRDAATPDQFWVVEHEPVFTQGQAGKPEHLLMPGDIPVVQTDRGGQVTYHGPGQLVLYPLLDVRRGRIGVRDLVSALEQAVIGVLADAGIEAHARPDAPGVYVNEAKIASLGLRIRRGASFHGVALNVTGDLSPFQRINPCGYAGMQMVRLADLVEEPCLPAVAQRLIAHLAGRLGRNTAAAMPGELPEHCLAQGLSYRVSA
- the lipA gene encoding lipoyl synthase codes for the protein MSDTSSQSVSSGKKYRNERGMSVIKDGIKQRKQTEERQQAEESAVTGRKPPWLRIQMPGGERFDAVKRNVKEHRLSTVCAESHCPNMGECWSNGTATIMLMGSVCTRACRFCAVDTGNPRGWLDHEEPENTAKSVELMGLRYIVLTSVDRDDLDDGGAAHYAACIRAIKTRTPEVVVEALTPDFDAREPAVEAVVDSGLEVFAQNVETVERLTSRVRDPRAGYRKTLDVLAHAKRHRPDILTKTSLMLGLGETDDEILATFDDLRAIGVDIVTLGQYLRPTRNHLAVERWVTPNEFERYRQLGLDKGFMEVAAGPLVRSSYRADRVFEKNNLGLAAPAAVPGQEPDPDIIPAINVG